The following proteins are co-located in the Nerophis ophidion isolate RoL-2023_Sa linkage group LG04, RoL_Noph_v1.0, whole genome shotgun sequence genome:
- the LOC133551209 gene encoding interleukin-1 receptor accessory protein-like, translating to MALTSVLKALGSLSLFLVDSAPVSENLSPAIIGPEHIQIKAQPGQSLILHCEAVTNSEHDVTLLYWLINGSFPEDIPSNERITELETATFLDGAIEQRSLLLKNVIFEDLGATFTCVVMNSFGMAYKNVTLTAKTGDCYEWGKKINLKTFFC from the exons ATGGCGCTGACATCTGTTCTTAAAG CTCTGGGGTCATTAAGTCTGTTCCTGGTAGATTCAGCTCCAG TTTCTGAGAATCTTTCACCTGCCATCATTGGACCTGAGCACATTCAAATAAAGGCACAACCAGG GCAGTCATTGATTCTACATTGTGAAGCCGTGACCAACAGTGAGCACGATGTGACGCTCCTCTACTGGCTTATCAACGGCTCATTCCCTGAAGATATTCCCAGCAATGAAAGAATAACCGAATTGGAGAC aGCAACATTTTTGGATGGTGCAATCGAGCAGCGGAGTTTGCTGCTAAAGAATGTTATCTTTGAAGACCTCGGTGCCACCTTCACCTGTGTTGTGATGAATAGTTTTGGAATGGCTTACAAGAATGTAACGCTCACAGCAAAAACTGGTGACTGTtatgagtggggaaaaaaaatcaatttaaaaacatTCTTTTGCTAG